Part of the Phycisphaeraceae bacterium genome, GGACTGGTCACGAGCGACAGCATTGATTCGGTCGAGGATAACCCGCTGCGCATCGGTCACGACAGTTGGATCGGTCACGAAGTGGTCATCACGGCTTCGTGCAAGATTATCGGCGACGGGGCGATCGTCGGGGCGGGCGCCGTGGTGACGAAGAATGTGGAGCCGTTCACCGTCGTCGCCGGCAATCCCGCGAGGGTGATCCGGCGTCGGTACCCACCGGATGTCGAGCGTGCTGTGATTGAATCCCGATGGTGGGAGCGGTCGGTGGTGGAACTCGTGAAGCATCCCGACATGCTGGTGCGAACCCTCGCCGCCGAAGACCTGACCCCGTTGATCGAGGGACGCGCATGAGCGACCTCACCCCCCAGCGTTTCGCCGGGTTCCATGTGCCCGAGGTCCCGCTCGGGCCGGCGCGCCTGCCCGACTTCCTGATCATCGGCGCGTGCAAGGCGGGCACCACCACCCTGTGGCGCTATCTGCAACGACACGAGCGGGTCCACATGCTCGAGCCCAAGGAGCCCGAGTTCTTCGCGAAGGACGACATCTATTCGCGCGGCGTGGAGTGGTACAAATCGCTCTTTACTGCGGCCACCGCCGACAAGGTCTGCGGCGAGGCGTCCACGACCTACAGCCGCTGGCCTCACTTCGGCGATGTGCCCGAGCGCATCCATCGCGCATCGCCGAGCATCAAGCTGGTGTACATGCTGCGCCACCCGGCGGACCGGGCCTACTCGCATTACCGGCACAGGATGCGCCTGAATGTGCCGCGGATGACCTTCGAGGAGGCGCTGGCGAGCGACGCGATGTTCGTCGATTCGAGCAACTACATCATGCAGATCGAGAAGTTCCTCGATCGCTTCCCGCGCGAGTCGCTGCGATGCGTGCTGCTCGACGACCTGAAGCGATCACCCGGCGAGACCCTCGAGGGGC contains:
- a CDS encoding CatB-related O-acetyltransferase → MYGYERLRPLAVRLAIKREGGKFFSKTLRDFFRVHHGVEIGEYAYGGCFKPDYLPRGTVVGRYASVSSFMRVYRRNHPIDRLSQCPIFYHKKVGLVTSDSIDSVEDNPLRIGHDSWIGHEVVITASCKIIGDGAIVGAGAVVTKNVEPFTVVAGNPARVIRRRYPPDVERAVIESRWWERSVVELVKHPDMLVRTLAAEDLTPLIEGRA
- a CDS encoding sulfotransferase domain-containing protein produces the protein MSDLTPQRFAGFHVPEVPLGPARLPDFLIIGACKAGTTTLWRYLQRHERVHMLEPKEPEFFAKDDIYSRGVEWYKSLFTAATADKVCGEASTTYSRWPHFGDVPERIHRASPSIKLVYMLRHPADRAYSHYRHRMRLNVPRMTFEEALASDAMFVDSSNYIMQIEKFLDRFPRESLRCVLLDDLKRSPGETLEGLQRFLGLTPADLTADSEVEANTAEAAGGDDYARQRLGAALRRAPFAHALARTLPPSLRNSLRDAYVRSPLGRRKAKEYKPSPFLPETRARLIESFIEPNRRLAEFLGRDLSFWNR